CCAGCGCCCAGATGCCCGGTACGTTCGTTTCCAGACGGTCGTTGATCCGGATAAAACCCTGGGTATCCAGGGCGACTCCGGCCGCCGGAAGGTTCAACTCATCCGTGTTCGGCTGGCGTCCCCCGGCGACCAGCAGGTGCGAACCTTCCAGTACGTGTTCCGCATCGTCTACACGGACGGTCAGGCGGAGCTGACCGTTCGTGTCTTCGACGGCCGTCGCGGTGGCCCCGGTGAGGATGGTGATGCCTTCCTGCGCGAGCGCCTGCTCCAAAGCACGCGCGATGTCCTCGTCCTCCTCGCTCAGGAGGTGCGGGCCGCGCTGCACCAGGGTCACCTCCGAGCCGAAGCGGCGGTACATCTGCGCGTATTCCACCCCGATGTACCCCCCACCCACGACCAAGAGGTGTCCAGGCAGTTCCGTCAGGTGCAGGGCGCTAGTGGAATCGAGAAAGGGCACGTCGTTCAGCCCAGCGATGCCCGGCATCGCTGGGCGACTCCCGGTATTGATGAACACGCGCGCGGCTTCGATGGTCTCCCCGTCCACGTCCAGGACCTGCGGCCCGGTGAACCGGGCCTGCCCCCGGATCAAGATAACATTCGGGTTCTTCTGGACGTTGACTTCCGCCCCCTGCCGCACGCTGTTCACCAGGTCGTCCTTGCGCCGCATCACCTCGGGCAGCTTGACCTCGACCGGTCCGGCATGAACTCCCCAGTGGGCGGCTTCCCGTGCGACATGCGCCACGCGGGCACTGGCGATCAGGGTCTTGGTGGGAATGCAGCCCCGATTGAGGCAGGTACCGCCCAGTTGATCCCGCTCGACCAGGGCGACGGAGAGTCCCTTGAAGCCCAGTTTGAGGGCCAGGGGGAGACCCGCCATTCCCCCGCCGATCACCACGGCGTCGTAGCGCGTCATACCTGCTCCCGGCTACCCAGGGTCCGCAGGAAGGTCACCACATTTCCCAGGCAGCAACTTCCCTGCGGGTTGTTCACCTCACAGCCGCAGCGCCCCGCCTGTACATGAGCGCGGATGGAAGCATCCAGAGCATCGGCTGTGTCTGAGACGGCCGCCTGGGTGAGGTCGGCACGGGTGTGTCCGAAGCAGTAGCAGACCGGGACCTCTGGAGCCTGATCCTTCTGGAGGACAGGCACCTTGAGGTCCCTACTGCGGTAGGTCTGGGTGGGACTGAAGTACACCACATCGCAAGTGGGGTCCGGGCACAACCGGAAGGCGTCCTCTGGCTCCAGCCTGGCCA
The sequence above is a segment of the Deinococcus multiflagellatus genome. Coding sequences within it:
- a CDS encoding putative iron-sulfur cluster-binding metallochaperone; its protein translation is MEPTCCVPNAQGQDVTSCPVSGTRGKGVPLITLKALLTPPALARLEPEDAFRLCPDPTCDVVYFSPTQTYRSRDLKVPVLQKDQAPEVPVCYCFGHTRADLTQAAVSDTADALDASIRAHVQAGRCGCEVNNPQGSCCLGNVVTFLRTLGSREQV
- the lpdA gene encoding dihydrolipoyl dehydrogenase; the encoded protein is MTRYDAVVIGGGMAGLPLALKLGFKGLSVALVERDQLGGTCLNRGCIPTKTLIASARVAHVAREAAHWGVHAGPVEVKLPEVMRRKDDLVNSVRQGAEVNVQKNPNVILIRGQARFTGPQVLDVDGETIEAARVFINTGSRPAMPGIAGLNDVPFLDSTSALHLTELPGHLLVVGGGYIGVEYAQMYRRFGSEVTLVQRGPHLLSEEDEDIARALEQALAQEGITILTGATATAVEDTNGQLRLTVRVDDAEHVLEGSHLLVAGGRQPNTDELNLPAAGVALDTQGFIRINDRLETNVPGIWALGDVRGGPMFTHTARDDARVVYENVTKQAGLSIRDRVVPYAVFSDPQLGRVGLTEREARQLGYRVKVGRYEGRKIAKARALGETAGFIKVVADADTDRLLGAAVLLAEGAEIVHELITAMHLAAKYTDLRDMLHIHPTLAEGLSSALGGVHFEEGI